A region from the Pseudomonas sp. Teo4 genome encodes:
- a CDS encoding MFS transporter, translating into MNMRLLVGLLFAVSVVGFSLGASLPLVSLRLHEAGAGTLEIGIISAIPAAGMMLSAFMVDACCRLLTRRTIYLLCFSLCAVSIALLEPAFASMWQLALLRLALGVGMGIAIILGESWVNELCPDHNRGKIMALYATSFTGFQVLGPAMLAVIGANSPWITGVVTACYGLALLCILFTVPNDHVEHGDEGEKSFGLAGFFRVAPALCVAVLFFSFFDAVVLSLLPVYATSHGFAVGVAALMVTVVFAGDMVFQLPLGWLADRVERTGLHLVCGLVAMSIGIALPWLLQMTWLLWPLLVVLGAVAGGIYTLALVLIGQRFKGQDLVTANASVGLLWGVGSLVGPLVSGAAMDVAPHGLPMALALMAGLFVCFARQSYRRVGKLRAVAD; encoded by the coding sequence AGGCAGGTGCCGGAACACTGGAAATCGGCATCATCTCGGCCATTCCCGCCGCAGGCATGATGCTCTCGGCCTTCATGGTCGATGCCTGCTGCCGGCTGCTGACCCGGCGCACCATCTACCTGCTGTGCTTCAGCCTGTGCGCGGTCAGCATCGCCTTGCTCGAACCTGCCTTCGCGTCAATGTGGCAACTGGCGTTGCTGCGCCTGGCGCTGGGCGTCGGCATGGGCATCGCGATCATCCTGGGCGAATCGTGGGTCAACGAACTGTGCCCGGACCACAACCGCGGCAAGATCATGGCCCTGTACGCCACCAGCTTCACCGGTTTTCAGGTGCTGGGCCCGGCGATGCTGGCGGTCATCGGTGCCAACAGCCCGTGGATCACCGGTGTGGTCACCGCCTGTTATGGCCTGGCCTTGCTGTGCATTCTGTTCACCGTGCCCAACGACCATGTCGAACATGGCGACGAGGGTGAGAAAAGCTTCGGTTTGGCGGGGTTCTTCCGCGTTGCGCCGGCCCTGTGCGTGGCGGTGCTGTTCTTCTCGTTCTTCGATGCCGTGGTGCTGTCGCTGCTGCCGGTGTATGCCACCAGCCATGGTTTTGCCGTGGGCGTGGCGGCGCTGATGGTCACGGTGGTGTTCGCCGGCGACATGGTCTTCCAGCTGCCGCTGGGCTGGCTGGCCGACCGGGTCGAGCGTACCGGGCTGCATCTGGTGTGCGGATTGGTGGCGATGTCGATCGGTATCGCGCTGCCGTGGTTGCTGCAGATGACCTGGTTGCTGTGGCCGCTGCTGGTGGTGCTGGGCGCGGTGGCGGGGGGCATCTATACCCTGGCACTGGTGCTGATCGGGCAGCGCTTCAAGGGGCAGGACCTGGTAACGGCCAATGCCAGCGTGGGCTTGCTGTGGGGTGTTGGCAGCCTGGTTGGGCCGTTGGTCAGTGGCGCGGCCATGGATGTGGCGCCGCACGGCTTGCCGATGGCGCTGGCGCTGATGGCCGGGCTGTTCGTGTGCTTTGCCCGGCAGTCGTATCGGCGGGTGGGCAAGTTGCGGGCGGTTGCGGACTGA